From Elephas maximus indicus isolate mEleMax1 chromosome 1, mEleMax1 primary haplotype, whole genome shotgun sequence, a single genomic window includes:
- the LOC126075492 gene encoding olfactory receptor 5V1-like, translating to MERENQTALFEFIILGFSNLNELQFLLFTIFLVTYIYTLGGNIFLILVTMIDTHLHIPMYFFLENLAFIDICYSTTNVPQMMVHLLSEKKSISYGCCIAQLFAFIFFVGSESLLLAAMAYDRYVAICKPLRYSVIMDKAMYSQLAASSWAGGFLNSVVHTVLTFRLPFCGNNQINYFFCDIPPLLILSCGDTSINELVLFSAGVFFGWTPFLCITVSYLYIISTILRISSSEGRQKAFSTCASHLVIVLLYYGSGIFTYARPISAYSLEKDRLISVLYSVVTPMLNPIIYSLRNKDIKDAMKVMGRKWQASSHLTFEV from the coding sequence ATggaaagagaaaaccaaacaGCTCTGTTTGAGTTTATCATCTTGGGATTCTCCAACTTAAATGAGTTGCAATTTTTACTTTTCACCATCTTCCTAGTAACTTATATCTATACTTTGGGAGgaaatatttttctgattttggTAACCATGATCGATACACATCTACATAtacccatgtatttttttctggaaaactTAGCATTTATTGACATCTGCTATAGCACCACCAACGTTCCCCAGATGATGGTGCATcttctgtcagagaagaaaagcaTTTCTTATGGGTGTTGTATAGCTCaactttttgcatttattttctttgtggggTCAGAGTCTCTGCTCTTGGCAGCAATGGCATATGATCGTTATGTAGCAATCTGCAAACCCTTAAGATATTCAGTTATTATGGATAAGGCTATGTACAGTCAGTTAGCAGCCTCGTCTTGGGCTGGTGGTTTCCTCAACTCAGTGGTGCACACAGTACTGACATTCCGCCTGCCCTTCTGTGGAAATAACCAgattaattattttttctgtgaCATCCCACCTCTGCTGATCTTGTCTTGTGGGGACACTTCTATCAATGAGCTAGTGTTGTTCTCTGCTGGAGTCTTCTTTGGTTGGACTCCTTTCTTGTGTATCACTGTTTCATACCTTTATATCATTTCTACCATTTTAAGGATCAGTTCTTCAGAAGGAAGGCAAAAGGCATTTTCTACATGTGCCTCCCATCTGGTCATTGTTCTTCTTTACTATGGAAGCGGTATCTTCACATATGCAAGACCTATCTCAGCTTATTCACTAGAGAAAGACAGGTTGATATCAGTATTGTACAGTGTTGTAACTCCCATGCTAAACCCTATAATCTATTCTTTAAGGAATAAGGATATTAAAGATGCTATGAAAGTTATGGGGAGAAAGTGGCAGGCTTCCAGTCACCTGACTTTTGAAGTATAA